A single Glycine soja cultivar W05 chromosome 14, ASM419377v2, whole genome shotgun sequence DNA region contains:
- the LOC114384700 gene encoding probable inactive receptor-like protein kinase At3g56050 has protein sequence MDKNRKLSRFKDLSIAFCFVAVFFLFHHLGLCCSLNEEGNALLKLRQRIVSDPFDALSNWVDDEASVDPCNWFGVECSDGRVVVLNLKDLCLGGTLAPELVKLVNIKSIILRNNSFSGTIPEGFVQLKELEVLDLGYNNFSGHLPADLGSNISLTILLLDNNEFLVGLSPEINELRMLSECQVDENQLTNAAKMPACTERATTRHIGQGKGTRGSQHSNTSPAANHYQFNRVAAPPLESPSSPSASPSGSAKPPVPKLAPHRKNASDSSPPHSTSGSGTLSKTKSTSSKVHTVPILAGVIGGAVFLIFSSIGIYLCKTKVANVRPWAMGLSGQLQKAFVTGAQKLKRSDLEAACEDFSNVIGNSPIGILYKGTLSGGVEIAVAFVSITSSKNWSKTLEAQFRSKIDKLSKVNHKNFVNLIGYCEEEEPFTRMLVFEYAPNGTLFEHLHIKEAEHLDWGTRLRVATGVAYCLQHMHQLDPPMALIKLNSSAVYLTDDYAAKLSDLSFSNDIASAETRAMDKPLATPESNVYSLGVLLFEMVTGRLPYSVEHKDSLENWASHYLEVDQPLKEIVDPILVSYQEDQLEQVASLITSCVHPDPQKRPTMKDVSERLREITKITPESAVPKLSPLWWAEIEIASAEAR, from the exons ATGGACAAGAACAGGAAACTCAGTCGGTTCAAGGATCTTTCTATAGCTTTTTGCTTTGTGGCagtttttttcttgtttcacCACTTGGGTTTGTGCTGTTCTTTGAATGAAGAAG GTAATGCTCTTTTGAAGTTGAGGCAGAGAATAGTGAGTGACCCTTTTGATGCTTTGTCAAATTGGGTTGATGATGAGGCTTCTGTTGACCCTTGTAACTGGTTTGGAGTTGAGTGCTCAGATGGAAGAGTTGTGGTCTT GAATTTGAAGGATCTCTGCCTTGGAGGAACTCTGGCACCTGAGCTTGTGAAACTTGTCAACATAAAGTCCAT TATTTTGCGGAACAACTCTTTCTCTGGGACCATCCCTGAAGGATTTGTACAGTTAAAAGAACTGGAGGTTTTGGATTTGGGATACAACAACTTCAGTGGACATCTACCTGCTGATCTAGGGAGTAATATCTCACTAACAATCct TTTGCTGGATAACAATGAATTTCTTGTTGGTTTATCTCCCGAAATAAATGAACTGAGGATGCTTTCCGAATGTCAAGTAGATGAAAATCAGCTGACTAATGCTGCTAAAATGCCAGCTTGTACAGAAAGAGCTACCACAAG GCATATTGGTCAAGGTAAAGGTACTCGTGGCTCACAACATTCTAATACTTCTCCTGCTGCTAATCATTACCAGTTTAATCGTGTGGCTGCTCCACCTCTTGAGAGCCCTTCTTCTCCTTCTGCTTCCCCATCAGGCTCAGCAAAACCACCAGTGCCAAAGCTAGCTCCTCATAGGAAAAATGCTTCTGATTCTTCTCCTCCCCACTCTACATCAGGTTCTGGAACACTATCTAAAACTAAAAGCACCTCATCAAAGGTTCATACAGTTCCTATTTTGGCTGGAGTTATAGGTGGTGCtgtgtttcttattttttcaagCATTGGCATATATCTTTGTAAAACAAAGGTAGCTAATGTCAGACCTTGGGCCATGGGACTAAGTGGACAGCTTCAGAAGGCATTTGTAACTG GTGCGCAAAAGTTAAAGAGATCAGATCTTGAAGCAGCATGTGAAGATTTTAGCAATGTAATTGGTAATTCACCCATTGGTATACTGTACAAAGGAACTTTGTCTGGTGGCGTTGAAATAGCTGTAGCTTTTGTTTCCATAACATCATCCAAGAATTGGTCAAAAACTTTAGAAGCTCAATTTAGAAGCAAG ATAGATAAATTGTCGAAAGTGAACCACAAGAATTTTGTGAATCTTATTGGATACTGTGAAGAAGAGGAGCCTTTCACCAGAATGTTGGTTTTTGAATATGCCCCAAACGGAACACTATTTGAGCATCTACACA TAAAAGAGGCTGAGCACTTGGATTGGGGAACAAGACTTAGAGTTGCAACGGGTGTGGCTTATTGCCTGCAACATATGCACCAATTAGATCCTCCTATGGCCCTAATCAAGCTGAATTCTTCAGCCGTTTACCTCACCGATGACTACGCTGCCAAACTCTCAGATTTAAGTTTCTCCAATGACATAGCCTCAGCTGAGACAAGAGCTATGGACAAGCCACTAGCAACTCCAGAAAGTAATGTTTATAGCTTGGGTGTTCTACTATTTGAAATGGTCACGGGTCGTCTTCCTTATTCAGTAGAACATAAGGATTCACTTGAAAACTGGGCATCACACTATTTAGAAGTTGACCAACCCCTCAAAGAAATAGTGGATCCAATTCTAGTATCTTACCAAGAAGATCAGCTGGAACAAGTTGCATCATTGATTACATCTTGTGTCCACCCTGATCCACAGAAGAGACCAACAATGAAAGATGTGAGTGAGAGACTGAGAGAGATAACAAAAATAACACCTGAATCTGCGGTTCCAAAACTTTCTCCACTTTGGTGGGCAGAGATTGAGATTGCATCTGCAGAAGCACGTTGA
- the LOC114385498 gene encoding sorting and assembly machinery component 50 homolog isoform X2, producing the protein MTNTEEEEATPPNPKNYTQHSTNDDVEPRDDEDIEEDQENDEDDVVQEPNRGIPQSAASKLREQRFKVETLSRRLSSELVPIRVHDVVINGNTKTKDWVIEAELKGIENATSMQELMQASQIAIAKLQGLEIFDSCMVRLEAGPRELPNTANVIVDVVETDNKVSGEFGIYTKPSTSSWTAEGALKYKNLLGYGDLCDASLAYGANQATEVSVGVYAPRVKGFLTPIVTRISMLSQDWQESSSYKERLLGAYLGLISTKHHDLAYTLGWRTLTDPSKMSSRSIRRQLGHGLVSSLKYTFKIDRRNSTIRPTKGYVFLSTTHVGGLTLDPRSLRFLRQEFDVRFSVPFGFYNTALNLGISAGAVFPWGNGFKTKPSPLPERFYLGGDFSPVCTLGGPTTLWGFKTRGLGPTEPRRQNRDGSNDDNVDSSGWDFIGGSGNAAKLTKNEYKHFSPRKFLESFRMSVGCGVVIPTRLFRLEGNYFYILRKGEHDRGKTGFRFSFSAPS; encoded by the exons ATGACAAAcaccgaagaagaagaagcaactccTCCGAACCCTAAGAATTACACTCAACACTCCACCAACGACGATGTGGAACCTCGTGACGACGAAGACATCGAAGAAGACCAAGAAAACGATGAAGACGACGTCGTTCAGGAACCGAATCGCGGAATTCCCCAATCTGCAGCGTCCAAGTTGCGGGAACAGCGTTTCAAGGTGGAAACCCTATCGCGGCGCTTGTCGTCGGAGCTGGTTCCGATCCGAGTCCACGACGTGGTCATAAACGGCAACACGAAGACGAAGGATTGGGTGATTGAAGCGGAGCTGAAAGGCATCGAGAACGCCACCAGCATGCAGGAGCTTATGCAAGCTTCGCAAATCGCCATTGCCAAGCTTCAGGGTCTCGAAATCTTCGATTCCTGCATGGTTCGCCTCGAGGCTGGACCACGAGAGCTTCCAAACACTGCCAATGTCATCGTCGACGTTGTCGAAACCGATAACAAAGTTTCCGGCGAATTCGGCATTTATACCAAACCCTCG ACTAGTTCGTGGACTGCTGAAGGTGCTCTTAAGTATAAGAACTTGTTGGGTTATGGTGATCTATGTGATGCTTCTTTGGCCTATGGTGCCAACCAAGCGACTGAGGTGAGTGTAGGGGTGTATGCCCCTCGAGTTAAAGGATTTTTGACTCCTATTGTAACACGGATATCCATGCTTTCCCAAGATTGGCAGGAGTCTTCCTCATATAAGGAGCGGTTGTTGGGTGCGTATCTTGGCTTAATCTCAACAAAGCACCATGACTTAGCATACACCCTTGGATGGCGTACCTTAACAGATCCGTCAAAGATGTCATCCAGGTCTATAAGGAGGCAGCTTGGGCATGGTTTAGTGTCATCTTTGAAGTATACATTTAAAATTGATAGGAGAAATTCTACTATTAGGCCAACAAAAGgatatgtttttctttccaccactCATGTTGGTGGCCTTACACTGGACCCCAGGAGCTTGCGGTTTCTGCGTCAG GAGTTTGATGTTCGCTTTTCTGTCCCTTTTGGGTTTTACAATACTGCACTAAACCTTGGGATATCTGCTGGTGCTGTTTTTCCATGGGGGAATGGATTCAAAACCAAGCCATCTCCCCTTCCAGAAAGGTTTTATTTGGGTGGTGATTTTTCTCCAGTTTGCACCCTAGGAGGACCAACAACATTATGGGGATTTAAAACTAGAGGATTAGGTCCTACTGAACCTCGGAGGCAAAATAGAGATGGGTCTAATGATGACAATGTTGATTCCTCTGGATGGGACTTCATTGGTG GTTCTGGGAATGCTGCTAAATTAACTAAGAATGAATATAAGCACTTCTCTCCTCGGAAGTTCTTAGAATCCTTTCGAATGTCAGTAGGATGTGGAGTAGTTATTCCTACTAGACTCTTCCGCTTAGAG GGTAACTACTTTTACATACTCAGAAAGGGTGAGCATGATCGTGGGAAGACTGGGTTTAGGTTTAGCTTCTCAGCGCCTTCATAG
- the LOC114385260 gene encoding sister chromatid cohesion 1 protein 1-like, giving the protein MLWGTGRFGAPSGSSYFATFVRYHWRVCLLLAALPLHIAFGGLIVLQGEANREYFLLERHHSVKYGNSVSIRFTLLLSVFVSVLSMTSTLYLFCFLCLFCSEEILNPSIPMALRLSGILMGGVVIVYERKVKLLYEDVTRFLVEINEAWKVKTAPDPTLLPKSKSKAKKEAVTLPGTGETNMEDIEQSLQFSNTGTTTGFQHNAYFTMRLDNVDEPFSNNGAREDQDQSELLHQVDAENITLFERFETFQANTDTYNRFERFDIEEDEETQVNVTSGDQILTTLVPSPPHQDEPTKADTFQDHHPGHPDIQQPSEGMIPRQEPRRRGPNKRKRGQPSAIEMDYEQTIIPAHIYQHWLQNASDIVSRRGRRKKQNDVMSSTKIASLMKLPPVVQIDDLFTAVNDNIYYPKPILDLWIKSIQPPHDSPSERISAHHPPEPSFSSPPGVQNEYFMQFPSEDFDGRPDYQAPPMEKAREHILMDELTASLLRGHEATPQVSSGKAGGSVHSFPRPTSENGPASHSDFDSGRTVHRFKNKRYSSSANSSGGLEPLAEDVNFKLARLYEDGPTPDQELLVETGPTQTQVNINHPSDKITDSIQAQMKAHFDTPGAPPVESLHILAAGMTRTSAAQLFYQICVLASRDALKVDQKVPYGEILFSRGLRM; this is encoded by the exons ATGCTTTGGGGCACGGGAAGATTTGGTGCACCCTCGGGTAGCTCTTATTTTGCTACATTCGTTCGTTACCATTGGCGtgtttgtttgttgcttgctgcATTGCCATTACATATTGCATTTGGCGGGTTGATAGTTTTGCAAGGCGAAGCGAATAGAGAGTA CTTCTTGCTCGAAAGGCACCACTCGGTCAAATATGGTAACTCCGTTTCTATTCGCTTCACGCTTCTTCTTTCTGTTTTTGTATCTGTCTTAAGTATGACTTCAACG ttatatttattttgtttcttgtgcTTATTTTGCAGCGAAGAGATTCTAAACCCATCGATTCCTATGGCTCTTAGACTTTCTGGAATTCTGATGG GAGGAGTAGTGATTGTCTATGAGAGAAAAGTGAAGCTCCTTTATG AGGACGTGACCCGTTTTCTG GTTGAGATAAACGAAGCCTGGAAAGTAAAGACTGCTCCAGATCCTACATTGCTCCCCAAGTCCAAATCCAAGGCCAA aaaagaGGCTGTTACTCTGCCAGGGACCGGTGAAACGAACATGGAAGATATTGAACAGTCCCTTCAGTTTTCCAACACAGGCACCACAACAGGATTCCAACATAACGCCTATTTTACTATG CGACTTGATAATGTGGATGAACCCTTCAGTAATAATGGAGCAAGAGAGGACCAAGATCAATCAGAACTTCTCCATCAAG TTGACGCAGAGAATATTACCTTATTTGAACGCTTTGAAACGTTCCAAGCTAACACGGATACATACAATCGCTTTGAGAG GTTTgatattgaagaagatgaggaaaCACAGGTAAATGTAACTTCAGGAGATCAAATTCTAACCACGCTTGTACCCTCCCCACCTCATCAAGACGAACCCACCAAAG CTGATACGTTTCAAGACCATCATCCTGGACACCCAGACATTCAGCAACCTAGTGAAGGCATGATACCTAGACAG GAACCTAGAAGGCGAGGaccaaataaaaggaaaagaggaCAACCATCGGCTATTGAAATGGATTATGAGCAAACCATTATTCCTGCTCACATATATCAACACTGGCTTCAGAATGCTTCTGACATTGTCTCGCGAAGGGGAAGAAGGAAAAAG CAAAATGATGTTATGTCTTCAACAAAGATAGCCAGCCTCATGAAGCTGCCACCCGTTGTACAAATTGATGATTTATTTACTGCTGTAAATGACAATATATATTATCCAAAACCTATTCTTGACTTATGGATTAAGAGCATTCAACCACCTCATGATTCACCTTCAG AAAGGATTTCAGCCCACCATCCTCCAGAACCATCATTTTCATCGCCTCCAGGAGTACAAAATGAATATTTCATGCAATTT CCTTCTGAAGATTTTGACGGTAGGCCAGACTACCAGGCACCTCCAATGGAGAAGGCTCGGGAACATATCCTCATGGATGAACTGACAGCTAGCCTTTTGAGAGGGCATGAAGCTACTCCTCAGGTCTCATCTGGGAAAGCTg GAGGCAGTGTACATTCCTTTCCAAGACCGACGTCTGAAAATGGTCCTGCCTCACATTCAGATTTTGATTCGGGAAG AACTGTTCACAgattcaaaaataaaaggtatTCATCATCTGCAAACAGCAGTGGAGGCCTTGAGCCACTAGCTGAAGATGTAAATTTCAAGTTAGCTAGACTGTATGAAGATGGTCCCACACCTGATCAAG AACTCCTCGTGGAAACAGGACCCACTCAAACACAAGTAAACATCAATCATCCTAGTGACAAGATAACCGATTCCATCCAAGC GCAGATGAAGGCACATTTTGACACGCCTGGAGCTCCTCCAGTGGAATCCCTTCATATCCTAGCTGCTGGAATGACACGGACATCAGCAGCACAACTTTTCTATCAAATTTgtg TTCTTGCTTCCCGCGATGCGTTGAAGGTTGACCAAAAGGTGCCCTACGGAGAGATTCTCTTCTCTAGAGGATTAAGAATGTGA
- the LOC114385498 gene encoding sorting and assembly machinery component 50 homolog isoform X1 translates to MTNTEEEEATPPNPKNYTQHSTNDDVEPRDDEDIEEDQENDEDDVVQEPNRGIPQSAASKLREQRFKVETLSRRLSSELVPIRVHDVVINGNTKTKDWVIEAELKGIENATSMQELMQASQIAIAKLQGLEIFDSCMVRLEAGPRELPNTANVIVDVVETDNKVSGEFGIYTKPSTSSWTAEGALKYKNLLGYGDLCDASLAYGANQATEVSVGVYAPRVKGFLTPIVTRISMLSQDWQESSSYKERLLGAYLGLISTKHHDLAYTLGWRTLTDPSKMSSRSIRRQLGHGLVSSLKYTFKIDRRNSTIRPTKGYVFLSTTHVGGLTLDPRSLRFLRQEFDVRFSVPFGFYNTALNLGISAGAVFPWGNGFKTKPSPLPERFYLGGDFSPVCTLGGPTTLWGFKTRGLGPTEPRRQNRDGSNDDNVDSSGWDFIGGDFAVTAFADLSFDLPIMWLREHGIHGHVFAGSGNAAKLTKNEYKHFSPRKFLESFRMSVGCGVVIPTRLFRLEGNYFYILRKGEHDRGKTGFRFSFSAPS, encoded by the exons ATGACAAAcaccgaagaagaagaagcaactccTCCGAACCCTAAGAATTACACTCAACACTCCACCAACGACGATGTGGAACCTCGTGACGACGAAGACATCGAAGAAGACCAAGAAAACGATGAAGACGACGTCGTTCAGGAACCGAATCGCGGAATTCCCCAATCTGCAGCGTCCAAGTTGCGGGAACAGCGTTTCAAGGTGGAAACCCTATCGCGGCGCTTGTCGTCGGAGCTGGTTCCGATCCGAGTCCACGACGTGGTCATAAACGGCAACACGAAGACGAAGGATTGGGTGATTGAAGCGGAGCTGAAAGGCATCGAGAACGCCACCAGCATGCAGGAGCTTATGCAAGCTTCGCAAATCGCCATTGCCAAGCTTCAGGGTCTCGAAATCTTCGATTCCTGCATGGTTCGCCTCGAGGCTGGACCACGAGAGCTTCCAAACACTGCCAATGTCATCGTCGACGTTGTCGAAACCGATAACAAAGTTTCCGGCGAATTCGGCATTTATACCAAACCCTCG ACTAGTTCGTGGACTGCTGAAGGTGCTCTTAAGTATAAGAACTTGTTGGGTTATGGTGATCTATGTGATGCTTCTTTGGCCTATGGTGCCAACCAAGCGACTGAGGTGAGTGTAGGGGTGTATGCCCCTCGAGTTAAAGGATTTTTGACTCCTATTGTAACACGGATATCCATGCTTTCCCAAGATTGGCAGGAGTCTTCCTCATATAAGGAGCGGTTGTTGGGTGCGTATCTTGGCTTAATCTCAACAAAGCACCATGACTTAGCATACACCCTTGGATGGCGTACCTTAACAGATCCGTCAAAGATGTCATCCAGGTCTATAAGGAGGCAGCTTGGGCATGGTTTAGTGTCATCTTTGAAGTATACATTTAAAATTGATAGGAGAAATTCTACTATTAGGCCAACAAAAGgatatgtttttctttccaccactCATGTTGGTGGCCTTACACTGGACCCCAGGAGCTTGCGGTTTCTGCGTCAG GAGTTTGATGTTCGCTTTTCTGTCCCTTTTGGGTTTTACAATACTGCACTAAACCTTGGGATATCTGCTGGTGCTGTTTTTCCATGGGGGAATGGATTCAAAACCAAGCCATCTCCCCTTCCAGAAAGGTTTTATTTGGGTGGTGATTTTTCTCCAGTTTGCACCCTAGGAGGACCAACAACATTATGGGGATTTAAAACTAGAGGATTAGGTCCTACTGAACCTCGGAGGCAAAATAGAGATGGGTCTAATGATGACAATGTTGATTCCTCTGGATGGGACTTCATTGGTGGTGATTTTGCTGTTACTGCTTTTGCAGATCTCTCTTTTGATCTTCCAATTATGTGGTTGAGAGAACATGGAATCCACGGACATGTTTTTGCAGGTTCTGGGAATGCTGCTAAATTAACTAAGAATGAATATAAGCACTTCTCTCCTCGGAAGTTCTTAGAATCCTTTCGAATGTCAGTAGGATGTGGAGTAGTTATTCCTACTAGACTCTTCCGCTTAGAG GGTAACTACTTTTACATACTCAGAAAGGGTGAGCATGATCGTGGGAAGACTGGGTTTAGGTTTAGCTTCTCAGCGCCTTCATAG
- the LOC114383379 gene encoding uncharacterized protein At3g28850-like — protein MWPPWLNSPSRFRNTPPPSPSPSHSRTRSFSFSCSSFKDIQSLLQEKPEPAAPKSPSLFRRVRISTAVLRAWGASRAAAPAALPPGLDQGVVVYFTSLRVVRRTFDDCRAVRSILRGLRVAVDERDVSIDDRFRDELHAVLGCRGNLALPRVFVGGVYVGGADDVRQLHESGELHRLIERLPRSNLNACDSCGGFRFVVCDECNGSHKVFAEKNGFLCCSSCNANGLIRCPACFFVLPRHTR, from the coding sequence ATGTGGCCACCGTGGCTTAACTCACCCAGCCGGTTCCGCAACACTCCACCGCCGTCACCATCCCCGTCGCATTCTCGAACTCGCTCCTTCAGCTTCTCCTGTTCCTCCTTCAAAGACATCCAGAGCCTCCTCCAAGAAAAACCCGAACCGGCCGCTCCGAAATCTCCGTCTCTCTTCCGCCGCGTCCGGATCTCCACCGCCGTGCTCCGCGCCTGGGGCGCCTCACGCGCCGCCGCCCCCGCCGCACTCCCGCCCGGCCTCGACCAGGGTGTCGTCGTCTACTTCACCTCCCTCCGCGTCGTCCGCCGCACCTTCGACGACTGCCGCGCCGTCCGATCCATCCTCCGCGGCCTCCGCGTTGCCGTCGACGAGCGCGACGTCTCCATCGACGACCGCTTCCGCGACGAGCTCCACGCCGTCCTCGGCTGCCGCGGCAACCTCGCCCTGCCGCGTGTCTTCGTCGGCGGCGTCTACGTCGGCGGCGCCGACGACGTCCGCCAGCTCCACGAGAGCGGCGAGCTCCACCGCCTCATCGAACGCCTCCCGCGCTCCAACCTGAACGCCTGCGACTCCTGCGGAGGCTTCCGATTCGTTGTGTGCGATGAGTGCAATGGAAGCCACAAAGTGTTCGCTGAGAAAAACGGATTCCTATGCTGTTCTTCTTGCAATGCCAACGGCTTGATTCGGTGCCCCGCATGCTTCTTCGTGCTCCCGCGCCACACCAGATAG
- the LOC114384262 gene encoding LOB domain-containing protein 21-like, which translates to MKGYEPRSSSSCAACKFLKRRCIPNCIFAPYFRSDECKKFAKVHKVFGASNVSKILVEVPEEQREDTVNSLAYEAEARLRDPVYGCIGAIALLQRKMVELQHDLAIAKDRLARYTAAATTATATTTTSDALINGHVSLPPFPDFFTCADNFNNDNFCHTSSSQSSFTRHETVDDFIQIPYIF; encoded by the coding sequence ATGAAGGGTTATGAGCCACGTTCAAGCTCTTCTTGTGCAGCTTGCAAGTTCTTGAAGAGAAGGTGCATACCCAATTGCATATTTGCACCTTACTTTCGCTCTGACGAGTGCAAGAAATTCGCCAAGGTGCACAAGGTGTTCGGGGCAAGCAATGTGAGCAAGATCCTCGTTGAGGTTCCTGAGGAACAGAGAGAGGATACGGTGAATTCGCTTGCTTATGAGGCGGAAGCACGGCTTCGGGACCCGGTTTATGGATGCATTGGTGCCATAGCTCTGCTGCAAAGGAAGATGGTGGAGCTTCAACATGACCTTGCCATTGCTAAGGACCGTCTTGCTCGTTATACTGCTGCTGCTACTACTGCTACTGCTACTACCACCACTTCTGATGCCTTGATTAATGGCCATGTTAGTTTGCCACCCTTCCCTGATTTTTTCACTTGTGCTGATAATTTCAATAATGACAACTTCTGTCACACCTCTTCGTCTCAATCATCATTCACCAGACATGAAACGGTGGATGATTTCATTCAAATCCCATATATATTTTGA